In Pengzhenrongella sicca, a single genomic region encodes these proteins:
- a CDS encoding maltokinase N-terminal cap-like domain-containing protein: MTTPAHQPAQPASVSDAELLAVLRDWLPERRWFPAKDGDAEITSAGALTLVDPRGEAEIRILLVRVVSPTVDVVLQVPLSLHRGRNRASGAGWIATIGTPPVDVRDGVGDPAFLRAWLEAASGPGSAPADLDVDLDKAHVITGEQSNTSVILPGADGDARGGAILKIFRALTPGDNPDVDVPRRLAADGWWHVPRPLGWLEGSWSEDGAPAAGHLAVLSEFVTQAADGFELACDLAGRGESFADLAADLGAVVASMHRALAAAIPVAQTPADAAATELAASLAARFRWARGAVPGLDAWAPAVAARVAHLAARTDLPNRQRVHGDLHLGQALRARGEWFITDFEGEPLSTVADRTRPDLALRDIAGVLRSIDYAAAVSGGTPDWIETARASLLAGYATSSGTTADAELLEVLELDKALYEAVYEARNRPQWTHIPAAALTRLLGPGTA; the protein is encoded by the coding sequence ATGACCACCCCCGCCCATCAACCGGCGCAGCCGGCATCCGTGAGCGACGCCGAGCTGCTCGCGGTCCTGCGCGACTGGCTGCCCGAGCGCCGCTGGTTCCCGGCGAAGGACGGCGACGCGGAGATCACCTCGGCGGGGGCGTTGACCCTCGTCGACCCCCGCGGCGAGGCGGAGATCCGCATCCTGCTGGTCCGCGTCGTCTCGCCGACCGTCGACGTCGTGCTGCAGGTGCCGCTGTCGCTGCACCGCGGCCGGAACCGGGCGTCCGGCGCCGGCTGGATCGCGACGATCGGCACGCCGCCGGTCGACGTGCGCGACGGCGTCGGCGACCCCGCGTTCCTGCGGGCGTGGCTCGAGGCGGCGAGCGGGCCCGGCTCGGCACCCGCCGACCTCGACGTCGACCTCGACAAGGCCCATGTCATCACGGGCGAGCAGTCCAACACCTCCGTGATCCTGCCGGGCGCCGACGGCGACGCGCGGGGCGGCGCGATCCTGAAGATCTTCCGGGCGCTGACCCCGGGCGACAACCCCGACGTCGACGTCCCCCGCCGGCTCGCGGCCGACGGCTGGTGGCACGTGCCGCGCCCGCTCGGCTGGCTCGAGGGGTCGTGGTCCGAGGACGGCGCGCCCGCGGCCGGGCACCTCGCGGTGCTGAGCGAGTTCGTGACGCAGGCCGCCGACGGCTTCGAGCTCGCGTGCGACCTCGCCGGCAGGGGCGAGTCGTTCGCCGACCTCGCGGCCGACCTGGGCGCGGTGGTCGCGAGCATGCACCGCGCGCTCGCGGCCGCCATCCCGGTCGCACAGACGCCGGCCGACGCCGCCGCGACGGAGCTCGCCGCCTCGCTGGCCGCGCGCTTCCGGTGGGCCCGCGGCGCCGTGCCCGGGCTCGACGCCTGGGCGCCGGCCGTCGCCGCGCGCGTCGCGCACCTGGCGGCCCGCACGGACCTGCCCAACCGCCAGCGCGTGCACGGCGACCTGCACCTCGGGCAGGCGCTCCGCGCCCGCGGGGAATGGTTCATCACCGACTTCGAGGGCGAGCCGCTCAGCACGGTGGCCGACCGCACCCGCCCCGACCTCGCGCTGCGGGACATCGCCGGCGTGCTGCGCTCGATCGACTACGCGGCCGCCGTCAGCGGCGGCACGCCCGACTGGATCGAGACCGCGCGCGCGAGCCTGCTGGCCGGGTACGCGACGTCGTCGGGCACCACGGCCGACGCCGAGCTGCTCGAGGTGCTCGAGCTCGACAAGGCGCTCTACGAGGCGGTCTACGAGGCGCGCAACCGGCCGCAGTGGACCCACATCCCCGCGGCCGCGCTGACTCGGCTGCTCGGCCCCGGTACCGCCTGA
- a CDS encoding family 4 glycosyl hydrolase, translating into MIEVGCAVDADGVHPWPVAPVEGHMLGLMSQVKAAEQLTIGAALEGSAELAWKAFGLHPLVDSVAVGRSLLSGYTQAFPDLGRALS; encoded by the coding sequence GTGATCGAGGTGGGCTGCGCCGTGGACGCTGACGGCGTGCACCCGTGGCCGGTCGCGCCCGTCGAGGGCCACATGCTCGGACTGATGTCGCAGGTGAAGGCGGCTGAGCAGCTGACGATCGGTGCCGCGCTCGAGGGGTCTGCCGAGCTGGCGTGGAAGGCGTTCGGGCTGCACCCGCTCGTCGATTCCGTCGCGGTCGGCCGCTCGTTGCTGTCCGGCTACACCCAGGCCTTCCCCGACCTTGGCCGCGCGTTGTCCTGA
- the glgB gene encoding 1,4-alpha-glucan branching protein GlgB, translating to MDSSPKTSVSPTVTPDELARVAAGTHGDPHTVLGPHLEGSAVVIRALRPLADSVIVVTADGEWPAEHVHEGVWAATLASTTVPDYRLRVTYGELTTLVDDPYRFWPSIGELDLHLIGEGRHEELWTILGANLHTYPSASGDVHGTSFAVWAPNAKAVHVIGDFNLWQGASHAMRVLGSSGVWELFVPDLGAGTRYKFEILGNDGAWRQKADPLAKGAETPPATASVVIDSSYDWQDADWLTARSATDPHAGPMSIYEVHLGSWRPGLTYRELAVQLTEYVVAMGFTHIELMPVAEHPFGGSWGYQVSSYFAPTARFGHPDDFRYLVDSLHRAGIGVILDWVPAHFPKDEWALGRFDGTALYEHPDPQRGEQMDWGTYVFNFGRREVRNFLVANATYWFEDFHLDGLRVDAVASMLYLDYSREAGQWQPNMYGGRENLEAISFLQEANATAYRRTPGVMLIAEESTAFPGVTAPTSVGGLGFGLKWNMGWMNDTLRYLAEAPINRRYHHHEATFSLVYAFSEHFVLPISHDEVVHGKGSLLTKMPGDHWQQLAGVRALLAYQWSHPGKQLIFMGCEFAQPQEWSEGRGLDWGTLDDPGHAGVQRALVDLNAVYKAYPALWSRDFDHTGFEWIDSNDANHNVLAYLRWDTDGNSVAVVINFAGVPHEGYRLALPSGGAWREVLNTDSQEYGGSGVGNLGLVYAEPVPWNGRPFSVRLRVPPLGALYLVPAETD from the coding sequence ATGGACAGCAGCCCGAAGACCTCCGTTTCCCCCACCGTGACGCCCGATGAGCTCGCGCGCGTCGCGGCCGGCACCCACGGGGACCCGCACACGGTCCTCGGGCCGCACCTCGAGGGCTCGGCCGTCGTCATCCGCGCACTGCGGCCGCTCGCGGACTCCGTCATCGTCGTCACGGCCGACGGCGAGTGGCCGGCCGAGCACGTGCACGAGGGGGTCTGGGCGGCGACGCTGGCGAGCACGACCGTGCCGGACTACCGGCTGCGCGTGACCTACGGCGAGCTGACCACGCTCGTGGACGACCCGTACCGCTTCTGGCCGAGCATCGGGGAGCTCGACCTGCACCTGATCGGCGAGGGCCGGCACGAGGAGCTCTGGACCATCCTCGGCGCGAACCTGCACACGTATCCCAGCGCGAGTGGCGACGTGCACGGCACCTCGTTCGCCGTCTGGGCCCCGAACGCCAAGGCCGTGCACGTCATCGGCGACTTCAACCTCTGGCAGGGGGCCTCGCACGCGATGCGCGTGCTCGGCTCGAGCGGCGTGTGGGAGCTCTTCGTTCCCGACCTCGGCGCGGGCACCCGCTACAAGTTCGAGATCCTCGGCAACGACGGCGCGTGGCGGCAGAAGGCCGACCCGCTCGCCAAGGGCGCCGAGACGCCGCCCGCGACGGCGTCGGTCGTGATCGACTCGAGCTACGACTGGCAGGACGCCGACTGGCTCACCGCGCGCTCGGCGACGGACCCGCACGCCGGGCCGATGAGCATCTACGAGGTGCACCTCGGCTCCTGGCGGCCCGGCCTGACGTACCGCGAGCTCGCCGTCCAGCTCACCGAGTACGTCGTCGCGATGGGCTTCACGCACATCGAGCTCATGCCCGTCGCCGAGCACCCGTTCGGCGGCTCGTGGGGCTACCAGGTGTCGTCGTACTTCGCGCCGACCGCCCGGTTCGGCCACCCCGACGACTTCCGATACCTCGTCGACTCGCTGCACCGCGCCGGCATCGGCGTGATCCTCGACTGGGTCCCCGCGCACTTCCCCAAGGACGAGTGGGCCCTCGGCCGCTTCGACGGCACCGCGCTGTACGAGCACCCGGACCCCCAGCGCGGCGAGCAGATGGACTGGGGCACCTACGTCTTCAACTTCGGCCGGCGCGAGGTGCGCAACTTCCTGGTCGCGAACGCGACGTACTGGTTCGAGGACTTCCACCTGGACGGCCTGCGCGTCGACGCCGTCGCCTCGATGCTGTACCTCGACTACTCGCGCGAGGCCGGGCAGTGGCAGCCGAACATGTACGGCGGCCGCGAGAACCTCGAGGCGATCTCGTTCCTGCAGGAGGCCAACGCAACGGCCTACCGCCGCACGCCCGGCGTGATGCTCATCGCCGAGGAGTCGACCGCGTTCCCGGGAGTCACGGCCCCGACCAGCGTGGGCGGGCTCGGCTTCGGGCTGAAGTGGAACATGGGGTGGATGAACGACACCCTGCGCTACCTCGCGGAGGCCCCGATCAATCGTCGGTACCACCACCACGAGGCGACCTTCTCGCTCGTGTATGCGTTCTCCGAGCATTTCGTCCTGCCGATCAGCCACGACGAGGTCGTGCACGGCAAGGGGTCGCTGCTGACGAAGATGCCCGGCGACCACTGGCAGCAGCTGGCCGGCGTGCGCGCGCTGCTCGCCTACCAGTGGTCGCACCCCGGCAAGCAGCTGATCTTCATGGGCTGCGAGTTCGCCCAGCCGCAGGAGTGGAGCGAGGGTCGGGGTCTCGACTGGGGCACCCTCGACGACCCGGGTCACGCGGGCGTCCAGCGCGCTCTCGTCGACCTCAACGCGGTCTACAAGGCCTATCCCGCCCTATGGTCGCGCGACTTCGACCACACGGGCTTCGAGTGGATCGACTCGAACGACGCCAACCACAACGTGCTGGCCTACCTCCGGTGGGACACCGACGGCAACTCCGTCGCCGTCGTGATCAACTTCGCGGGCGTGCCGCACGAGGGCTACCGCCTGGCCCTGCCTTCCGGCGGAGCCTGGCGCGAGGTCCTGAACACCGACTCGCAGGAGTACGGCGGCTCCGGCGTCGGCAACCTCGGCCTCGTGTACGCCGAACCCGTGCCGTGGAACGGCCGGCCGTTCTCCGTCCGGCTGCGCGTCCCCCCGCTCGGGGCGCTCTACCTGGTCCCGGCCGAGACCGACTGA
- a CDS encoding alpha-1,4-glucan--maltose-1-phosphate maltosyltransferase has protein sequence MNHAQHSQPRPDGIGRIPVLDVGPSVQEGRWPAKAVVGEAVPVRATVFREGHDAVGATAVLVGPDGVDRACARMVDIAPGLDRFEARLVPDEPGAWGLRVEGWSDPYGTWSHDAAIKVAAGIDVELMFAEGILVLTRAAALEGLPDLACQAFADAITALRDTARPADVRLAAALAAPVRSALAAHPLRDFVSPSRTYPLTVDRPLALAGAWYEMFPRSEGAVFDPELKQWRSGTFATAARRLPAIAAMGFDVLYLTPIHPIGTTYRKGRNNSLTTAPGDPGSPYAIGSADGGHDAIHPELGTFDDFDDFVGAARDNGLEIAIDLALQCSPDHPWVTEHPEWFTTRADGTIAYAENPPKKYQDIYPVNFDNDPAGIYAEVRRVVQVWIDHGVTAFRVDNPHTKPLEFWEWLLADVRAAHPDVLFLAEAFTRPAMMATLARIGFHQSYTYFTWRTTKVELEEYLTEVSGEDGSFMRPSFWPTTHDILPPYLQTGGVAGFAIRAVLAATGSPTWGIYSGYELVENVPRPGVEEQIDNEKYEFKPRDWARADTIGISTLLTRLNELRRAHPALQQLRDLQVHPTSDDGLLCFSKHVAAEQSPTGHADTVIVVVNLDPHAPHEGVISLDLEALGLPADGSAGGALFAAHDELSGATYAWGDRPFVRLDPHVQCAHLIHVRTP, from the coding sequence GTGAACCACGCACAGCACTCCCAACCGAGGCCCGACGGAATCGGCCGCATCCCGGTGCTCGACGTCGGACCGAGCGTCCAGGAGGGCCGCTGGCCTGCGAAGGCGGTCGTCGGCGAGGCCGTTCCGGTGCGCGCGACGGTCTTCCGCGAGGGCCACGACGCCGTCGGCGCGACGGCCGTGCTCGTCGGCCCCGACGGCGTCGACCGGGCCTGTGCCCGCATGGTGGACATCGCCCCCGGCCTCGACCGGTTCGAGGCGCGGCTCGTCCCCGACGAGCCCGGCGCGTGGGGGCTGCGCGTCGAGGGCTGGTCGGACCCGTACGGCACGTGGAGCCACGACGCCGCGATCAAGGTGGCGGCCGGCATCGACGTCGAGCTCATGTTCGCCGAGGGCATCCTCGTCCTGACCCGGGCCGCCGCGCTCGAGGGCCTTCCTGACCTCGCCTGCCAGGCGTTCGCGGACGCGATCACGGCGCTGCGCGACACGGCCCGGCCGGCCGACGTCCGGCTCGCCGCCGCGCTCGCCGCGCCCGTGCGGTCCGCCCTGGCGGCGCACCCGCTGCGCGACTTCGTGTCGCCGTCGCGCACCTACCCGCTCACCGTGGACCGCCCGCTCGCGCTCGCGGGCGCCTGGTACGAGATGTTCCCGCGCTCCGAGGGCGCCGTCTTCGACCCCGAGCTCAAGCAGTGGCGCTCCGGCACGTTCGCGACGGCCGCACGCCGGCTGCCCGCCATCGCGGCGATGGGCTTCGACGTGCTCTACCTCACGCCGATCCACCCGATCGGCACGACGTACCGCAAGGGCCGCAACAACTCCCTGACCACGGCCCCGGGCGACCCCGGGTCGCCCTACGCGATCGGCTCGGCCGACGGCGGGCACGACGCGATCCACCCCGAGCTCGGCACGTTCGACGACTTCGACGACTTCGTCGGCGCAGCCCGGGACAACGGCCTCGAGATCGCGATCGACCTCGCGCTGCAGTGCTCGCCCGACCATCCCTGGGTCACGGAGCACCCGGAGTGGTTCACGACCCGCGCGGACGGCACGATCGCGTACGCCGAGAACCCGCCGAAGAAGTACCAGGACATCTACCCGGTCAACTTCGACAACGACCCCGCGGGGATCTACGCCGAGGTGCGCCGCGTCGTGCAGGTGTGGATCGACCACGGCGTCACGGCCTTCCGGGTCGACAACCCGCACACCAAGCCGCTCGAGTTCTGGGAGTGGCTCCTGGCCGACGTGCGCGCGGCGCACCCTGACGTGCTCTTCCTCGCCGAGGCGTTCACCCGTCCCGCGATGATGGCGACCCTGGCCCGGATCGGGTTCCACCAGTCGTACACGTACTTCACCTGGCGCACGACGAAGGTCGAGCTCGAGGAGTACCTCACCGAGGTCTCGGGCGAGGACGGGTCCTTCATGCGCCCGAGCTTCTGGCCGACGACGCACGACATCCTGCCGCCGTACCTGCAGACGGGTGGCGTCGCGGGGTTCGCGATCCGCGCCGTGCTCGCCGCAACAGGCTCGCCGACGTGGGGCATCTACTCCGGCTACGAGCTCGTCGAGAACGTCCCGCGCCCCGGCGTCGAGGAGCAGATCGACAACGAGAAGTACGAGTTCAAGCCGCGCGACTGGGCCCGCGCCGACACGATCGGGATCTCGACCCTCCTGACGCGCCTGAACGAGCTGCGCCGCGCGCACCCCGCGTTGCAGCAGCTGCGCGACCTGCAGGTGCACCCGACGTCCGACGACGGCCTGCTCTGCTTCTCGAAGCACGTCGCGGCCGAGCAGTCGCCGACGGGCCACGCCGACACGGTCATCGTCGTCGTGAACCTCGACCCGCACGCACCCCACGAAGGGGTGATTTCTCTCGATCTCGAGGCGCTGGGCCTGCCTGCGGACGGATCCGCCGGCGGCGCGCTCTTCGCGGCGCACGATGAGCTCTCCGGAGCCACCTACGCTTGGGGGGATCGACCGTTCGTCCGACTTGATCCGCACGTGCAGTGCGCCCACCTGATCCACGTGAGGACCCCGTGA
- the treS gene encoding maltose alpha-D-glucosyltransferase, protein MTSPAAAQPGSIPQPETGQLALGALPARRQPAVPPITTPGLSDDPNWYKTAVFYEVMVRAFSDSSGAGTGDIRGLIDRLDYLQWLGVDCLWLPPFFPSPLRDGGYDISDFTAIAPQFGTTADFAELIEQAHARGIRLVLDLVMNHTSDAHPWFQASRADPEGPYGDFYVWSDVTTKYEDARIIFVDTETSNWTFDPVRRQFFWHRFFSHQPDLNFENPRVVEAMTDVARFWLRLGVDGFRLDAVPYLFEAEGTNCENLPETHLFLRDLRRVIDTEFPGRIMLAEANQWPEDVVGYFGTDDEPECHMCFHFPVMPRIYYAIKDQRSTQILDILADTPQIPLSGQWSTFLRNHDELTLEMVSTEERASMYGWFAPDPRMRANVGIRRRLAPLLDNSRKEIELAHALLLSLPGSPCLYYGDEIGMGDNIWLPDRDAVRTPMQWTPDRNSGFSTADPGKLYLPVIQSLVHHFTNTNVETQLAQPTSLLHWVHGMLSVRRQHPALGMGDFTPVVCDNPSVLAFVRSTPGETVLCIANLASTARSANLELPAWADAEVSDVFGGAPFPTVGASGRVVITLGSRDFYWLLLTPRGE, encoded by the coding sequence GTGACGTCTCCTGCCGCCGCTCAGCCTGGCTCGATCCCCCAGCCGGAGACCGGCCAGCTCGCGCTCGGCGCGCTGCCCGCGCGACGCCAGCCCGCGGTCCCGCCCATCACGACCCCCGGCCTGTCCGACGACCCGAACTGGTACAAGACCGCGGTGTTCTACGAGGTCATGGTCCGCGCGTTCTCGGACTCCTCGGGGGCGGGCACGGGCGACATCCGCGGCCTGATCGACCGGCTCGACTACCTGCAGTGGCTCGGCGTCGACTGCCTGTGGCTGCCGCCGTTCTTCCCGTCGCCGCTGCGCGACGGCGGGTACGACATCTCGGACTTCACCGCGATCGCGCCGCAGTTCGGCACCACCGCCGACTTCGCGGAGCTGATCGAGCAGGCGCACGCCCGCGGCATCCGGCTCGTGCTCGACCTCGTGATGAACCACACGAGCGACGCGCACCCGTGGTTCCAGGCCTCGCGGGCCGACCCCGAGGGCCCGTACGGGGACTTCTACGTCTGGAGCGACGTGACCACGAAGTACGAGGATGCGCGCATCATCTTCGTCGACACCGAGACGTCCAACTGGACCTTCGACCCCGTCCGGCGGCAGTTCTTCTGGCACCGCTTCTTCAGCCACCAGCCGGACCTCAACTTCGAGAACCCGCGGGTGGTCGAGGCGATGACCGACGTCGCGCGGTTCTGGCTGCGCCTCGGCGTCGACGGCTTCCGGCTCGACGCGGTGCCGTACCTGTTCGAGGCCGAGGGGACCAACTGCGAGAACCTGCCCGAGACCCACCTGTTCCTGCGGGACCTGCGCCGGGTCATCGACACCGAGTTCCCCGGCCGGATCATGCTCGCCGAGGCGAACCAGTGGCCCGAGGACGTCGTCGGCTACTTCGGCACGGACGACGAGCCCGAGTGCCACATGTGCTTCCACTTCCCGGTGATGCCCCGCATCTACTACGCGATCAAGGATCAGCGCTCGACGCAGATCCTGGACATCCTCGCCGACACACCGCAGATCCCGCTCAGCGGGCAGTGGAGCACGTTCCTGCGCAACCACGACGAGCTCACGCTCGAGATGGTCTCTACCGAGGAACGCGCCTCGATGTATGGCTGGTTCGCGCCCGACCCCCGGATGCGCGCCAACGTCGGCATCCGCCGGCGCCTCGCGCCGCTGCTCGACAACTCGCGCAAGGAGATCGAGCTCGCGCACGCGCTGCTGCTGTCCCTGCCCGGCAGCCCGTGCCTGTACTACGGCGACGAGATCGGCATGGGAGACAACATCTGGCTGCCCGACCGCGACGCGGTGCGCACCCCGATGCAGTGGACCCCGGACCGCAACTCCGGCTTCTCGACCGCCGACCCGGGCAAGCTCTACCTGCCGGTGATCCAGTCCCTGGTCCACCACTTCACGAATACGAACGTCGAGACCCAGCTCGCGCAGCCCACGTCGCTGCTGCACTGGGTGCACGGCATGCTCTCCGTCCGGCGCCAGCACCCCGCGCTCGGCATGGGCGACTTCACGCCGGTCGTGTGCGACAACCCGTCGGTACTCGCTTTCGTGCGCAGCACGCCGGGCGAGACCGTGCTGTGCATCGCCAACCTCGCCTCGACGGCGCGGTCGGCGAACCTCGAGCTGCCCGCGTGGGCGGACGCCGAGGTCTCGGACGTGTTCGGCGGCGCGCCGTTCCCGACCGTCGGAGCGTCCGGGCGCGTCGTGATCACGCTCGGCTCGCGCGACTTCTACTGGCTGCTGCTGACCCCGCGCGGCGAGTGA